The DNA sequence AGTCACTTTgcatttgcttgttttttgtgtgtgatctACAATAGCCTTTAGTATctatatatacacaaacacacacacattgcttttTAGTGTCTTAATCTTTGTGGTGAGATATCTTGCTGGGGCTCCCGTTTTGTGGGGCAGAAATGCAGTATGTACAGATTTTATTTATAGACACATGGAAGTAATTACTGTAAGAAAATGAATGGTAAAGTAGTTGAGTTTCTTAGAACTACACTCCAAAGGTGCTAGGTCATTCCTAACGTTTGGCTTCTGGTAACCATCACACTCAACTACAGCCCGAACCCAAAACTCATTAAACTCAGTCTCTTAAtacacacatcaacattctccAATTTGAAATAGATTTCAAGAGGGCTCTGAAGTTTTCAGGCACTTAGGAGGCTAAGGGCAGGGGGGGGAAGGGATCCTAACCATTCTCCTGACCATCTGTGATGGGCTTTAGGAGGCATTCATTTAAGGGGGCATGTATTCTAACCATCTTCCTGAGAATCACACATAACTGTTTTCAGGCCTTCCTTCTGGATTCTGTGCTGTTGGTTAGTTGTACTTtgtgcattttctttaaaaacagtttcCCTTAATTTCTAAAGGCAGATGACAAACGTTCCAGGGACATAGATTGTATTATATTTTAAGTTGCTTTAGGTTCattttttcttaaatgaaaaCACCTAACGACTATTAAATgtaatatataaatgtaaataagtaACAGTGACATATGTGGAACCTGGGCGACAtacctgtattttaatgtttgatgttttagtatgttctgatatgtgctgtgagccgcccagagtggctgaggaaaacccagccagatgggcggggtataactaacaaaattattattattagttatttacATTCACGTTCCTTAGCAGGAAGTACCTTTACAGTTATTTAACCCAACGCGAATGTTCCCCACCGTATATGACGTCCCGCAGCTGGCGAAAGTCCTGGCTGCGGCCGGCTCGGAAAGCCTGAAGGGCCCGGTGGGCGTAGAAGAGGAGGGTCCACCGGTTCACCGCCTCCTCCAAGGCATTTTCGCGAGCCTCTGCGGCTCCTTCAGGCGATGAGGCAAGAGACGGTCCGCGGCCACCAGCCGCCATCTTCTCTTTCCCGCGCGCCATCCCGCCGGGAAGGGGGCGTGGCGAAAGTGGCGTCATTTAACGGGCCTTCCCCTGGCGTATTCGTTGGGCGGGGCAGGAGTGTGTGGGACGGGACGACGCGGAGAGCAGCGCTGACTCAGAGCCCGGGATACTGTAGTCTCAGCGCCGTCCCGGTTCTAGCGGGGCTTTGTCTGCTCGCAAAGCGCAGAGGGTGGAAGGGAGCTGTGGACAGCTCGCCCTCCGCCGTGGAGCTGCTTGCCCAAGGAAATCAAAGGGGCAGCCGGGCAGGTTCCCACAGTGGCAGAGAAATCGGAGGATAGAGGATGGAGCACGAGAACCGAGACCGGGACATTGTCTCTGGCAGGGGGTTTCTAGGGtgatggctgctgctgcagctgcgctGCACGTGCGAAGTCACCAGAGGGGGTGGGGATTAAGATATCCCGACGGTTGGGGGGTGGGATCATCTGCAGCAGTGGTCAGATGCTCCCGCGTTGCCTCTTGAGCCAATCAAAGGGAGCCgcagtttctccctctctcggtCCACACCTTCGTTTCATGCTAGCCAGCTCCCATCGCGCCTGTCCGGCCTGCCTCGCCCTTTCCGGGAAGGCGCCCTACGCCTCAGCCTGGGGATCCCGGAGATCGGTCCTGCTTGGTTGGCTGGAGGAAGGGACTTAGAGATGAAGGCGGTGGGGTAAAGCCCCACCTGCGATTTCTGGGTCGGGAGACGGGTTGCATATGAGGCTGGGCTCCATAAGGACTTCTTCGGGTTGCCCATAATTTTTCTTCCGTTGTTGATGTCCTTTTCATATCACTCTGCGAAGTCTTAGCACCCGACACAACATTGCGAAAAAGCAATGAAGGGCAACTATTCAAACTAGACCAAAGGCAGTGAAGTTGCATTAAAAGGGTTTTACAGTATTTTGCATGGGAAATACGAGCGGTTTTTAAAGTACTGTAAAACGCAACTTCTCGGTATGCACACGGCTTTCGGCTGCCCCTGAGCGCTAGATCTTCAGCCCTGCTGGGATCATTTCGGGGGGAAAGGCAGAATCTAATCGAGGTGCCCCTAAACTCGGGAACTGAGAGAGTATAAAAGGTGGAAGTTTTGCCTCTTGTGTGTTTATAGTGCGGCGCGCTTCATTGTAGCGCAGTTTCCGGCTCTGTGCCGGAAGTGGAGCCCATGTGCATCCTCCTTTTGCTGCCATGGCGGGAGCTGCGGGCGCGTCGCTCTGGGTGAGGAAGGTCGCACTGTGGGCGGGCGATGGGCTGAAGGGAGGGCCGTAACTTCGTGCCAGAACAGGCATTTTGCAGGTCGAGGTACCCTGTGAAGAAAGAGCCTCTGCTCTGCCGGGGAGAGCCTGGAGGGAGGCCCCCCTTTGCCAGTCAGAGCAAGCGATACTCGATGGGCAAATTATTTGTCCCCCGCAGCGCTCTGCTGGTTTGAAGCAACTAAGGGGGAAATGCAGAGTGGGTTCTTCTGTCTTGAGGTGGGGCTAGATGCGCTGTAGCACGATATGCAGTCTTGCAGCTGTGgttgctcagaaacaggataaggtaaaggtaaagggacccctgaccattaggtccagtcggggatggctggggttgcggtgctcatctcgctttactggctgagggagtcggcgtttgtccgcagacaccctccgggtcatgtggccagcatgactaagccgcttctggcgaaccagagcagcacacggaaaatgccttttaccttcccgccggagaggtacctatgtatctacttgcaccttgacgtgctttcgaactgctaggtgggcaggagctggaaccaagcaatgggagcacaccccatcgcaaaccgccgaccttttgattggcaagccctaggctctgtggtttagaccacagcaccacctgcatccctcagaAACAGGATATCAACCTTCAATTCAAGGGGAAAGTTGCAACTCCTTCACTACTGTGACACCTATGAAAGTGCTTAACTCCTCTCCAAAAATCTGTCGGGGGTGGGAAAGCAGCTTCTTGCCGTTCCTGAGTGAACCGTGCAGCTTGAATGTAGTTGCTGGGAGGGCTCCAGTGGGCAGCTGTGAGAGCAAATCATGTATTGCTTCTTTGGGGTAGGCTGGAGCAACAGCCAAGGCAAGCAGAGGTTCAGCGGGTGCAGCTTTTGCTGAGCAGCAATGGTTCTcctgcctgccatgcagctgCTGAAGGGCTTGAGGCAGATTCCTCTACCAAAAGGCCTCCTGTCAGATCCGGCCAGTCATTGCCAGGAGCCAGTAGTAATTGGAAGCTATGCCTTCCTTGTGTTGTGGCATTTGAAATCCTCCCCTTTTGCCATCCCAGGTAGTACCAGCAGCTCTTCAACAGGATTCCTGCTGCGTTTAGCCCTTTCAGAGTGCCCCATACGGACCAGCTGCTTTCTCAGTTTTAGGGTCAGTATTTATCCCAATTGGGGTGATGAGGCAGGGTGGCTTGGCCAGGTCTAGCCAAAGCCAACTTGGGGCTTTAACCCAGTTATTCCAGACAGAGTTCTGTGGGTGTGTTAGGGTGGAGCAGGGTGGTAGACCTCCCTCCTCCCGTTCTCCAGGGGTTGGGTGGGCTGTAGGCTTGGGGGTGTATCTCACTCTCTTTGCTCTCCCAGCGACGCTTTAAGGAGGCATCAGTGATTCTCGGTGGGGGCAGCCTGATCTTCACCTCATACCTGGTGGTCAAGGGAGATGAGCACTTCTACGCTGCGCAGCTGATGCCACTCCTACAGAGAGTGGTGGGCCCCGAGACAGCCCACAGGCTGGCTGTGCGCTTTGCGGCTCTGGGGATCCTGCCCTGCTCAAGCCAAGCTGACTCGGATGCATTGGTGCGTAAACTATGCAGGTGACTGGCGGTCAGAGGCTTCTGTGCTCCTGCTTTGGGCCCTGCCTCTCATCCTACTGCTCCCAATCCCTTCCTGTGGGCCTGGCATGCCCTTTCTCTCCTGAGACAGGATGGAGCCTTGCTCATCTCTTCTGTTGCCTAAGGCTTTCTGCTGGTTAACAGGTGCTTAATTGGCTTCCCAGGCAGTGGAAGTCTTTGGGCGCCGGTTTCGGAACCCTCTTGGCCTGGCTGCTGGTTTTGACAAGCATGGAGAGGCTGTAGATGGACTCTACAAGATGGGATTTGGCTTTGTGGAGGTGGGGAGTGTCACCCCAGAGCCCCAAGAGGGGAACCCCAGGCCCCGTGTCTTCCGGCTGCCAGAGGACCAGGCCATTATTAACAGGTAGGAGGCTGGAACAGAGGTGGGTGGCAAGGATGAGCCTTTGACAAGCCTCTCCTGCAGTGGAAGAGGAGGTGATGTATTGGGGAAGAGAGGGGTGGTGGTATTCACCTGAGCTGTGTTCACCACTTTCTAGGTATGGGTTCAACAGCCACGGGCATGCAGTGGTGGAGCACAGACTTCGAGCCCGACAAGAAACTCAGCGTCAGCTCAGCTTAGGTGAGGTGGCTTGTGTCCTCCCACCCTATGAGCCATGGAAAATCCCtggccccttctcccccccccccccagatgctgctGTGCTAGTACATGCTTGTGGCAGTCAGATCTGGAAAGGGCCTTTCAGGGAACGTGAAGAGTGGCAAGGAGTAAATAATGTTGCATTTCATTAGTGGAGGATTTCTGGATCCTGCCCTGGACCCTTCCCAGGGCATCTTTGGTCTGGAGCGGTGCCTGCCTCAGTGCCAGTGGCTGCTTCCTTTTGCCCAGCCCTGACAGGCCCACCGTGGCTTTATGCTCTCCCTGGGGAAATCTCTTATGTGTCTGCCCACCTCATCAGGGATTCCTTATGTGGCAGTCGTCTTTGCTATCGCCCTCCCTGTCTGAGTGGCTTCTGTTTGTGCATCCTCTCCCTTCCTAGCGGGGATGCCTCTTGGAATAAATCTTGGCAAGAACAAGGCCTCTGTGGATGCAGCAGCAGACTACGTGGCGGGTGTGCGGGTGCTGGGCCCGCTGGCCGATTACCTGGTGGTGAACGTTTCCAGCCCCAACACGCCGGGACTGCGGGCCCTTCAAGGGAAAGCGGAGCTGCGCCTCCTGTTGGCCAAGGTGGGTCTCTTGCCCCAAGAGCATTATCTGGCTTCTCGGTCCCCTCCACTAAGCAACCAGGCTGCCCTCTGGCACACATTTCAGCGCTTGCTGTCTGGGTGGAGGGCAGCAGCTGCTTGGAGCAAAGGAGAAGCAGCCTGTTGCTCCCATTTCTCATTTATTGAACAGTGCCTGGCAAAGGAAGGCCAGGGCTTTGTTGGTACATTGTTCACACATCCTACTGCAGGAGTTGAATGCATGCCTGATTGAGAACCTTGTACAAGTGTGGCAGTCTTGACTCCAGATGTTGGTGGTGGACCTACAGGAGGCTGCTTCTGTCTTGCCCTCCTTCCATACCTGCCCTTTGGATCCTGCTGCTGAGCCTCTCCTGCTATGCAGAGCTCAGCTTCTGTCCCTAGTTCATAGCAGGGGCAGTTCCTCTCCCCTAGCTGTGTTGTGCTGTGCTCCATGGCTTATAATCATGTGCCCTTCTGGGGAGCGTGCAACTTGTGCCCTTCTGGGCAGTGTGAACATGATCTTTGGCCAACGGCTGTGTGATTCTTGGCAGGTGCTGGCTGAGAGGGACGCCTTGGCATGCAAGCACAAGCCGGCTGTACTGGTGAAAATTGCTCCAGACCTCACGGCCCAAGACAAGCAGGACATTGCCAGTGTCGTCTCCGAGGTgatgcaggggtgggtgggtgggcagggatgGTTCTGCCTTGCTGTCGCTTCAATTATTCCTGGTTGGTTTGTCCTTTTATGCCTTGTTCTAGAGCAGCTCCCTTAGGAGATCACCTTGCCTCATGTGGGCCTCTTTGATCACTTCCATCAGTGGAACTTGCACTTTTACACCTGCCACTCTGCACTCCTCGCAAAAGCAATCTCGTGAGCATAGCAGcacttggaactccctgcctcttgatactGGGAAGACACCCTCACTATATTGCATTGCCTTCTGCCGGaaaaccttttttgtttttgcgagcctacccagacatgtaatttAGTTACCTATATCGGCTTTAAGTATTTATGGAATTTATCTTTGTTTTGAATTGAGGTGGCTTTACatacctttgctttttttttttttggaataaaaatgctttattttaatgtttcaaattataatacatacacatatttccgacaaaacatacacaacctacatacattttcaacatcttaaaaaccaaacactccatcatactttccttatcttcatcacactctacccaccaccttccaacaccccacaccccatcctgtgcatgacttccagtcaactcagctataatttctttctgtttctcctctttctttcttctaacacactattattccaatttctcgtttatttacagttcccctttgttgtctaacttatttaatatccaatagttgtaacggaacttgttcattataataggagatttgacttttcaacataatttttcaagtatcctctgaacgctttccaatctttgtctgccctttcttttgtggtccttccaatttcttccattattttagacatattgtgatattctagaagtttggcgagccattctgtttttgttgggattgctccacttttccaattttttgctatcagtaaccttgcggctactgttgcatataagtataatgttttatcttccttctttaaactgtctggtactattcccagtaggaaaccttctggtgtttttttaaaagagtatttaaacattcttttcatctcgttatatacagtttcccaaaatcggactatgttggggcaattccaccatatgtgtatcatggtgccttttcctgcattgcatcgccagcagacatctccgcagtttttatttattttggctattttttctggtgttaagtaccacttgtgttgtattttcaaataattttctttcaatatattacatctagtaaaattcatatcttcttt is a window from the Lacerta agilis isolate rLacAgi1 chromosome 8, rLacAgi1.pri, whole genome shotgun sequence genome containing:
- the DHODH gene encoding dihydroorotate dehydrogenase (quinone), mitochondrial isoform X3 is translated as MAGAAGASLWRRFKEASVILGGGSLIFTSYLVVKGDEHFYAAQLMPLLQRVVGPETAHRLAVRFAALGILPCSSQADSDALAVEVFGRRFRNPLGLAAGFDKHGEAVDGLYKMGFGFVEVGSVTPEPQEGNPRPRVFRLPEDQAIINRYGFNSHGHAVVEHRLRARQETQRQLSLAGMPLGINLGKNKASVDAAADYVAGVRVLGPLADYLVVNVSSPNTPGLRALQGKAELRLLLAKVLAERDALACKHKPAVLVKIAPDLTAQDKQDIASVVSELGVDGLVVTNTTVSRPSTLRAALRGEVGGLSGAPLRELSTQLVSEMYSLTQGRVPIIGVGGVSSGQDALDKIRAGASLVQMYTALTYRGPPVVGAVKQELEALLREQGFQSVQDAVGADHGL
- the DHODH gene encoding dihydroorotate dehydrogenase (quinone), mitochondrial isoform X1, which encodes MVLLPAMQLLKGLRQIPLPKGLLSDPASHCQEPVVIGSYAFLVLWHLKSSPFAIPGSTSSSSTGFLLRLALSECPIRTSCFLSFRRRFKEASVILGGGSLIFTSYLVVKGDEHFYAAQLMPLLQRVVGPETAHRLAVRFAALGILPCSSQADSDALAVEVFGRRFRNPLGLAAGFDKHGEAVDGLYKMGFGFVEVGSVTPEPQEGNPRPRVFRLPEDQAIINRYGFNSHGHAVVEHRLRARQETQRQLSLAGMPLGINLGKNKASVDAAADYVAGVRVLGPLADYLVVNVSSPNTPGLRALQGKAELRLLLAKVLAERDALACKHKPAVLVKIAPDLTAQDKQDIASVVSELGVDGLVVTNTTVSRPSTLRAALRGEVGGLSGAPLRELSTQLVSEMYSLTQGRVPIIGVGGVSSGQDALDKIRAGASLVQMYTALTYRGPPVVGAVKQELEALLREQGFQSVQDAVGADHGL
- the DHODH gene encoding dihydroorotate dehydrogenase (quinone), mitochondrial isoform X2, translated to MVLLPAMQLLKGLRQIPLPKGLLSDPASHCQEPVVIGSYAFLVLWHLKSSPFAIPGSTSSSSTGFLLRLALSECPIRTSCFLSFRRRFKEASVILGGGSLIFTSYLVVKGDEHFYAAQLMPLLQRVVGPETAHRLAVRFAALGILPCSSQADSDALAVEVFGRRFRNPLGLAAGFDKHGEAVDGLYKMGFGFVEVGSVTPEPQEGNPRPRVFRLPEDQAIINRYGFNSHGHAVVEHRLRARQETQRQLSLAGMPLGINLGKNKASVDAAADYVAGVRVLGPLADYLVVNVSSPNTPGLRALQGKAELRLLLAKLGVDGLVVTNTTVSRPSTLRAALRGEVGGLSGAPLRELSTQLVSEMYSLTQGRVPIIGVGGVSSGQDALDKIRAGASLVQMYTALTYRGPPVVGAVKQELEALLREQGFQSVQDAVGADHGL